A part of Actinobaculum sp. 313 genomic DNA contains:
- a CDS encoding site-2 protease family protein, which translates to MRSIPGILFLVLGLLVSVGLHELGHLVPAKKFGVKVSQYFIGFGPTLWSTTIRGTEYGLKAIPLGGYVRLSGMLAPGKESRKRVGRRGQVTLTEEARLASAEEIGPGEEDQAFWRLSAPRKLVVMFSGPFVNLLLAGLCFTIVMCGIGSPTPTNQVSYVSQCITTAQECTSDDPVSPARAAGLESGDTITRWGDADIENWEDVQSAIAAGGDAPVSVTVTRAGEERTLTVTPVLTQRPVTDSSGNVVTDSSGNPVTELRPYVGVSPAYAQVAQPLSAVPGQVWTISKATAGVLLRLPVELWHTTTDLISGNERSTSGVVGIVGVAGMAGEITSADSDLYGVSARIGDLLLLLGSLNLTLFIFNLIPCCP; encoded by the coding sequence GTGCGCTCAATCCCGGGAATCCTCTTCCTCGTCCTCGGGCTGCTTGTATCCGTCGGCCTGCACGAATTAGGGCATCTCGTTCCCGCGAAGAAGTTCGGAGTCAAGGTATCCCAGTATTTCATTGGCTTTGGCCCCACTCTCTGGTCCACCACAATTCGGGGTACTGAGTATGGTCTCAAGGCGATCCCACTGGGCGGATATGTGCGTTTATCCGGGATGCTGGCACCCGGAAAGGAAAGCCGTAAACGTGTTGGACGGCGTGGGCAAGTCACTTTAACCGAGGAGGCGCGGCTTGCCTCGGCCGAGGAAATCGGCCCGGGAGAGGAGGATCAGGCCTTTTGGCGCCTGTCGGCTCCGCGCAAGCTCGTCGTCATGTTCTCCGGGCCTTTCGTGAACCTGCTGCTCGCGGGACTCTGCTTCACCATCGTTATGTGCGGTATCGGTTCGCCGACACCAACCAACCAGGTTTCCTATGTGTCGCAGTGCATTACCACCGCACAGGAGTGCACGTCCGATGATCCGGTCTCTCCGGCACGCGCTGCCGGGCTGGAGAGCGGCGATACCATCACGCGCTGGGGAGACGCCGACATTGAGAATTGGGAGGATGTGCAAAGCGCCATTGCCGCAGGAGGCGATGCCCCGGTTTCCGTCACGGTTACGCGAGCGGGCGAGGAGCGTACGCTGACGGTGACACCCGTGCTGACGCAGCGCCCCGTCACCGATTCATCCGGCAATGTGGTGACCGACAGTTCGGGCAATCCGGTGACCGAGTTACGGCCCTATGTGGGGGTATCACCCGCCTATGCACAGGTGGCGCAGCCGCTCAGCGCAGTGCCGGGGCAGGTGTGGACCATATCGAAGGCCACCGCGGGCGTTCTTCTGCGCCTGCCGGTAGAACTCTGGCATACGACAACAGACCTCATTTCCGGCAATGAACGATCAACCAGCGGTGTTGTCGGCATCGTGGGCGTTGCCGGTATGGCTGGGGAGATCACCAGCGCCGATTCGGATCTTTACGGGGTCTCGGCCCGAATCGGAGACCTCTTGCTCCTGCTGGGTTCTCTGAACCTGACACTGTTCATTTTCAATCTCATCCCCTGCTGCCCCTAG